A region of Bacillus cabrialesii DNA encodes the following proteins:
- the wapA gene encoding tRNA nuclease WapA: MKKRKRRNFKRFIAAFLVLALMISLLPVDVLAKTTEEEEGNGVTASDPEETLQNEQTEQAVPFNQKDINKEGEITSERTENTKLYYEGDGVYKQQVYLDPIHTKETPNADWEDISPELKESTSKQVETENAILNSDFQKQMKNGLYATFEHNEHKVTYSLVEAKGPNKTSLTPKDTSADYKTDSNEIVYPDVFPNIDLQTFTFNENIKEDLVLHQYDGYNTFTFQLKTDLQAKEQDDGSIDFSDEKGKVVFSVPKPFMTDSKLDELSGEVERSDKVGYKLEKNEEGYLLHLTADENWLKDPERVYPVSIDPSTSLSVSSDTFVMSAYPTTNYSASTQKWDANLKAYVLKTGYYDKTTGTNYAFMKFNNLKPIQNMTVTKATLKTYVAHSYYGTKATGLWLDTVNSNYDNGKVTWNTKPASKNIGKAEVHKGQWASYDVTAAVKSWNSGGANYGFKLHTNGNGKDYWKKLISSANSANKPYIEVTYTIPKGNTPAVKAYSNGNGTGFFNISWKKADGAKGYKVWIYNGKEYQAISVGNTTSWSSKGKNIWPTSAEISSGKYKLHLDGKGGTELALDPSPVYKNSGGSYATSKNYWIGVSAIFDQGEGAMSAPAKPVIPNVGKAQAPSTKGFNNGNATGYFDLSWKAVSGATGYKIQVFNGKGFETLDLGNQTSWSTKGKKIWPTSAEIKAGKYALHLKDGNGAELPINPGPTYKNAGGDGAKKNYSYKIIAYNKAGEAIASPAANPTLPDIAKPKNLTGYLYTNTKSSQTGYVNLIWEKVQNAKGYKVNIYNGKEYQSFDVGDADHWTTQNKNIWPTSGEIKAGSYKLHTDGKGGELALDPSPVYNNANGNYKGKKNYSFTLSAYDANGETIPTAPFNPTFHEGAEFLGTEEYWSIIDIPSGQLNGATGNVIVNEEDLSIDGRGPGLGLSRTYNSLDSSDHLFGQGWYADSETSVISTDGGAMYIDEDATTHRFTKKADGTYQPPTGVYLELTETADQFILKTKDQTNAYFNKKGGKLQKVVDGHNNATVYTYNDKNQLTAITDASGRKLTFTYDENGHVTSITGPKNKKVTYSYENDLLKKVTDTDGTVTSYDYDGEGRLVKQYSANSTEAKPVFTEYQYSGHRLDKAINAKKETYVYSYDADKKTLLMTQPNGRKVQYGYNEAGNPIQVIDDAEGLKITTNTKYEGNNVVEDVDPNDVGTGKATESYQYDKDGNVTSVKDAYGTETYEYNKNNDVTKMKDTEGKVTDIAYDGLDAVSETDQSGKSSSAAVYDKYGNQIQSSKDLSASTNILKDGSFEAQKSGWNLTASKDSGKISVIADKSGVLSGSKALEVLSQSTSAGTDHGYSSATQTVELEPNTTYTLSGKIKTDLAKSRAYFNIDLRDKDQKRIQWIHNEYSALAGKNDWTKRQITFTTPANAGKAVVYMEVDHKDKDGKGKAWFDEVQLEKGEVSSSYNPVLNSSFTSATENWNVSGASVDSKEGFNDDVSLKAARTSASQAGSVTKQTVVLGQSANDKPVYITLTGMSKASSVKFTDEKDYSLQANVTYADGSTGVYNAKFPSGTQEWNRAAVVIPKTKPINKVDISILFQKSATGTVWFDDIRLIEGSLLTKSTYDSNGNYVTKEEDELGYTTSTDYDETGKKTSETDAKGEKTTYTYDQADQLTNMTLSNGTSILHSYDKEGNEVSKTIRAGADQTYKYEYDVMGKLVKTTDPLGNVLASEYDANSNLTKTISPNGNEVSLSYDGTDRVKSKSYNGTEKYNFTYDKNGNETSVVNKEQNTTKKRTFDNKNRLTELTDRGGSQTWTYPSDSDKLKTFSWSHGDQKGTNQFTYNKLDQMVEMKDSTSSYSFDYDENGNVQTFITGNGGGTSFSYDERNLVSSLHIGDKNGGSILTESYEYDANGNRTTINSSASGKVRYEYGKLNQLVKETHEDGTVIEYTYDGFGNRKTVTTVKDGSSKTVNASFNIMNQLTKVNEESISYDKNGNRTSDGKFTYMWDAEDNLTAVTKKGEDKPFATYKYDEKGNRIQKTVNGKVTNYFYDGDSLNVLYETDADNKVTKSYTYGDSGQLLSYTENGKKYFYHYNAHGDVIALSDSTGKTVAKYQYDAWGNPTKTEASDEVKDNRYRYAGYQYDEETGLYYLMARYYEPRNGVFLSLDPDPGSDGDSLDQNGYAYGNNNPVMNVDPDGHWVWLVVNAGFAAYDGYKAYKSGKGWKGAAWAAASNFGPGKIFKGAKRVYRFAKSGKNFNWKHIKKDHGPKSKARMPNGQPKSKFRSAKTLRRTTKATARTRPAYVQKDGRTVHFKKFKKPIGRKTNGRHTYTVKVVKSGRYVVTSYPY, translated from the coding sequence ATGAAAAAAAGAAAGAGGCGGAACTTTAAAAGGTTCATAGCAGCATTTTTAGTATTGGCTTTAATGATTTCATTATTGCCAGTAGATGTACTAGCAAAAACCACAGAAGAAGAGGAGGGAAATGGTGTTACGGCTTCTGATCCTGAAGAAACTCTTCAGAATGAACAAACAGAGCAAGCTGTACCTTTCAATCAAAAAGATATAAACAAAGAGGGAGAGATCACCTCAGAAAGAACAGAAAATACAAAGCTCTATTATGAAGGAGACGGTGTTTATAAACAGCAAGTATACCTTGATCCCATTCATACAAAGGAAACACCAAATGCTGACTGGGAAGACATTTCTCCTGAGTTAAAAGAATCGACAAGCAAACAAGTCGAGACAGAGAATGCCATTTTGAATTCAGATTTCCAAAAGCAAATGAAGAACGGGCTTTATGCGACTTTTGAGCATAATGAGCATAAGGTTACATATTCACTTGTAGAAGCGAAAGGCCCAAACAAAACTTCACTTACTCCGAAAGATACCTCAGCAGATTATAAGACTGACAGTAATGAGATTGTTTATCCGGATGTTTTTCCGAATATTGATCTTCAAACTTTCACATTCAATGAAAACATAAAAGAAGATTTAGTCCTTCATCAATATGATGGGTACAACACATTTACATTTCAGTTGAAAACCGATTTGCAAGCTAAAGAACAAGATGATGGATCCATTGATTTTTCTGATGAAAAAGGCAAAGTTGTTTTTTCTGTGCCTAAACCTTTTATGACGGATTCTAAGTTAGATGAGCTTTCCGGTGAGGTTGAACGGTCTGACAAAGTCGGCTACAAGCTGGAAAAGAATGAAGAAGGGTATTTGCTTCATCTTACAGCAGACGAGAACTGGCTGAAGGATCCTGAACGTGTATATCCAGTATCTATCGACCCGTCAACATCATTATCTGTTTCATCAGATACGTTTGTCATGAGTGCCTATCCGACGACGAACTATTCGGCGTCCACGCAAAAATGGGACGCTAATTTAAAGGCGTATGTGCTGAAAACGGGCTATTATGACAAAACAACAGGCACAAACTACGCGTTCATGAAATTTAACAACCTAAAACCGATTCAAAATATGACTGTCACCAAAGCAACATTAAAAACATACGTCGCCCATTCCTATTATGGAACAAAGGCAACCGGTCTTTGGCTGGATACAGTTAACAGCAATTACGATAATGGAAAAGTGACATGGAACACCAAACCGGCATCGAAAAATATCGGCAAAGCTGAGGTCCATAAAGGACAGTGGGCAAGTTACGATGTGACTGCTGCTGTAAAGTCATGGAATTCCGGCGGGGCCAACTATGGATTTAAGCTTCATACAAATGGAAACGGTAAGGATTATTGGAAAAAACTGATTTCTTCAGCGAACTCCGCTAATAAACCGTATATTGAAGTGACGTATACCATACCAAAGGGAAACACCCCTGCTGTTAAAGCATACAGTAACGGGAACGGCACTGGCTTTTTCAATATCAGCTGGAAAAAGGCCGATGGGGCAAAAGGTTATAAGGTATGGATTTATAATGGGAAAGAATATCAAGCGATCTCAGTCGGCAACACGACATCATGGAGCTCAAAAGGGAAAAACATTTGGCCGACAAGTGCAGAAATTTCATCCGGTAAATACAAGCTTCACCTTGATGGAAAAGGCGGAACTGAATTAGCGCTAGATCCATCTCCCGTGTATAAGAATTCTGGCGGAAGCTATGCCACAAGCAAAAACTATTGGATTGGCGTCAGTGCAATATTTGACCAGGGTGAAGGAGCGATGTCCGCACCGGCAAAGCCCGTTATTCCTAATGTAGGAAAAGCACAAGCACCGTCAACAAAGGGCTTTAATAATGGGAATGCCACAGGATACTTCGATCTTTCTTGGAAAGCTGTATCTGGTGCAACCGGCTATAAAATTCAGGTGTTCAATGGGAAAGGCTTTGAGACACTTGATCTCGGAAATCAGACGTCTTGGTCCACCAAGGGGAAAAAGATCTGGCCGACAAGTGCTGAAATCAAAGCGGGAAAATACGCTCTTCATCTAAAGGACGGAAACGGAGCAGAGCTGCCAATCAATCCCGGTCCGACTTATAAAAACGCCGGTGGAGATGGAGCCAAAAAAAATTACTCATATAAAATTATCGCATATAACAAAGCCGGCGAAGCTATTGCATCACCGGCTGCTAACCCGACACTTCCTGATATCGCTAAGCCGAAAAATTTAACTGGCTACTTGTATACAAATACAAAATCAAGTCAAACAGGCTATGTGAACTTAATATGGGAAAAGGTTCAAAATGCGAAAGGCTATAAAGTTAACATTTACAACGGTAAAGAATATCAGTCTTTTGATGTTGGTGACGCGGATCATTGGACAACCCAAAATAAAAACATCTGGCCGACTTCTGGGGAAATAAAAGCCGGAAGCTATAAGCTGCATACAGATGGAAAAGGCGGGGAATTAGCCCTCGATCCATCTCCTGTTTATAACAATGCAAATGGGAATTACAAAGGGAAGAAGAATTATTCCTTCACTCTTTCCGCGTATGATGCAAATGGTGAAACGATTCCGACGGCTCCCTTTAACCCAACGTTCCATGAAGGCGCAGAATTCCTTGGAACAGAAGAATACTGGTCTATCATTGATATCCCAAGCGGCCAGTTAAATGGTGCGACAGGCAATGTCATTGTGAATGAAGAAGATTTGTCAATTGACGGACGCGGTCCGGGACTTGGCTTATCGAGAACCTACAACAGTCTTGACAGCTCTGATCATTTATTTGGGCAAGGCTGGTATGCTGATTCAGAAACATCTGTCATTTCAACGGATGGCGGAGCAATGTATATTGATGAAGACGCTACTACACATCGATTTACTAAAAAAGCCGATGGCACGTATCAGCCGCCGACCGGTGTATATCTTGAATTAACAGAAACAGCTGATCAGTTCATATTAAAAACAAAAGATCAAACTAATGCTTATTTCAATAAAAAAGGCGGCAAACTTCAAAAAGTAGTGGATGGCCACAACAATGCAACTGTCTATACTTACAATGACAAAAATCAACTGACCGCCATTACAGATGCATCAGGCCGCAAGCTTACATTTACCTATGATGAAAACGGCCATGTGACTTCCATCACCGGACCTAAGAATAAAAAAGTCACCTACTCATATGAGAATGATTTGCTGAAGAAGGTTACGGATACAGATGGGACTGTCACAAGCTATGACTATGATGGCGAAGGGCGCCTTGTCAAACAGTATTCAGCCAACAGTACCGAAGCAAAGCCTGTCTTTACCGAATATCAGTATAGCGGACACCGTCTCGATAAAGCGATCAACGCTAAAAAAGAAACATATGTCTATAGCTATGATGCTGATAAAAAGACACTTCTCATGACACAGCCAAATGGCCGGAAGGTACAGTATGGCTATAATGAAGCGGGAAATCCGATTCAGGTTATTGATGATGCCGAAGGGCTAAAAATTACAACGAATACAAAATATGAAGGTAATAATGTCGTAGAAGATGTAGATCCAAACGACGTCGGCACCGGAAAAGCAACGGAAAGCTATCAATATGACAAAGATGGCAACGTTACGTCTGTTAAAGACGCATATGGAACTGAGACATACGAATACAACAAAAACAACGATGTCACAAAAATGAAGGATACCGAGGGCAAAGTCACGGATATTGCTTATGACGGACTGGATGCTGTATCCGAAACCGATCAGAGCGGAAAATCATCTTCAGCAGCTGTTTATGACAAATACGGAAATCAGATTCAATCGAGCAAAGATTTATCAGCTTCAACTAATATTTTGAAAGATGGAAGCTTTGAAGCGCAAAAATCCGGCTGGAATCTGACTGCCTCAAAAGACAGCGGCAAAATTTCAGTCATCGCCGATAAAAGCGGAGTTCTTTCCGGATCAAAGGCATTGGAAGTCTTGAGCCAATCAACGTCTGCCGGAACCGATCATGGGTATTCGTCAGCGACTCAAACAGTTGAACTGGAGCCGAATACAACCTATACATTAAGCGGGAAAATCAAAACAGATCTTGCGAAATCAAGAGCCTACTTTAACATTGATTTGCGAGACAAAGATCAAAAACGAATTCAATGGATTCACAATGAATACAGTGCATTAGCCGGAAAAAATGACTGGACAAAACGGCAAATCACTTTTACGACTCCAGCGAATGCAGGAAAAGCTGTTGTGTATATGGAAGTCGATCATAAAGATAAAGATGGCAAAGGAAAAGCATGGTTCGATGAAGTCCAGCTGGAAAAAGGCGAAGTATCATCAAGCTATAATCCAGTTCTAAACAGCAGTTTCACATCAGCAACGGAAAACTGGAATGTAAGCGGGGCATCCGTTGATTCTAAAGAAGGCTTTAATGATGACGTATCATTAAAAGCTGCCCGGACCAGTGCGTCCCAAGCCGGATCAGTAACAAAACAAACCGTTGTCTTAGGGCAAAGCGCAAACGACAAACCAGTTTATATCACACTGACAGGAATGTCGAAAGCCAGCAGCGTCAAATTTACAGATGAAAAAGACTATTCTCTGCAGGCGAATGTCACTTATGCGGACGGCAGCACAGGTGTATACAATGCCAAATTCCCTTCTGGAACACAGGAATGGAACCGGGCAGCTGTCGTTATACCAAAAACAAAGCCGATCAATAAAGTCGATATCAGCATTCTGTTCCAAAAGAGTGCGACAGGCACAGTCTGGTTTGATGATATCCGCCTGATTGAAGGAAGCCTTTTAACAAAAAGCACGTATGACAGTAATGGTAACTATGTGACCAAGGAAGAGGACGAACTCGGTTACACCACTTCAACTGATTACGATGAAACTGGTAAGAAAACGTCTGAAACGGATGCAAAAGGTGAAAAAACAACCTATACGTATGATCAGGCAGACCAATTGACAAACATGACGCTCTCTAACGGCACGTCTATCCTTCACAGCTATGATAAGGAAGGCAATGAGGTAAGCAAAACCATCCGGGCGGGAGCAGATCAAACCTATAAATACGAATATGATGTGATGGGCAAGCTTGTCAAAACAACTGATCCTCTGGGCAATGTGTTAGCAAGCGAATATGATGCCAACAGCAACCTGACCAAAACCATTTCACCAAATGGCAACGAAGTGTCTCTTTCTTATGATGGAACAGACCGGGTGAAATCAAAGTCGTATAACGGTACAGAAAAGTACAATTTCACGTATGACAAAAATGGAAATGAAACGTCGGTCGTCAATAAAGAGCAGAACACCACAAAGAAACGGACATTTGACAACAAAAACCGTTTAACCGAATTGACTGACCGCGGCGGCAGCCAAACTTGGACATATCCTAGTGACTCCGATAAGCTGAAAACATTCTCGTGGAGCCATGGGGATCAAAAAGGAACGAATCAATTTACGTATAACAAACTGGATCAAATGGTTGAGATGAAAGACAGTACATCATCATATTCATTTGATTATGATGAAAATGGCAACGTCCAAACCTTTATTACGGGCAATGGCGGCGGAACAAGTTTTTCATATGACGAAAGAAACCTTGTAAGCTCGCTGCATATCGGCGACAAAAACGGCGGAAGCATTCTGACGGAAAGCTATGAATACGACGCCAACGGCAATCGCACAACGATAAACAGCTCAGCAAGCGGCAAGGTGCGATATGAGTATGGGAAGCTGAATCAGCTTGTCAAAGAAACCCATGAAGACGGTACTGTCATTGAATACACATACGATGGATTCGGAAACCGGAAAACCGTTACCACTGTAAAAGACGGTTCAAGCAAAACGGTGAACGCTTCTTTCAACATCATGAACCAGCTGACAAAAGTCAATGAGGAAAGCATCTCTTACGATAAAAACGGCAACCGCACATCCGACGGCAAATTCACATATATGTGGGATGCAGAAGATAACCTGACCGCCGTTACAAAAAAAGGCGAAGACAAGCCATTCGCAACATATAAGTATGACGAAAAAGGAAACAGAATCCAAAAAACCGTCAACGGAAAAGTCACGAACTACTTCTACGACGGAGACAGCTTGAACGTCTTGTATGAAACAGACGCGGACAACAAAGTTACAAAATCATACACGTACGGAGACAGCGGCCAGCTGTTATCCTACACAGAAAATGGCAAGAAATATTTCTATCACTACAACGCACACGGCGACGTCATCGCGCTCTCAGACAGCACTGGAAAAACCGTTGCCAAGTATCAATATGACGCATGGGGAAATCCAACAAAAACCGAAGCAAGCGATGAAGTAAAAGACAACCGCTATCGCTACGCAGGCTACCAATATGACGAAGAAACCGGCCTGTACTATCTCATGGCCCGCTACTACGAGCCAAGAAACGGCGTGTTCTTATCGCTAGACCCAGACCCGGGTAGCGACGGAGATTCATTGGATCAGAATGGCTATGCTTATGGAAATAATAACCCAGTGATGAATGTTGATCCGGATGGGCATTGGGTGTGGCTTGTGGTAAATGCCGGGTTTGCAGCCTATGATGGATATAAGGCATATAAATCAGGTAAAGGGTGGAAAGGTGCTGCTTGGGCAGCTGCTTCTAACTTTGGTCCTGGGAAGATATTTAAGGGTGCTAAAAGGGTTTATAGATTTGCGAAATCAGGTAAAAATTTCAACTGGAAACATATCAAAAAAGATCATGGTCCTAAGTCGAAGGCACGAATGCCAAATGGGCAACCAAAAAGCAAGTTTAGAAGTGCTAAAACTTTAAGAAGAACAACTAAGGCAACAGCAAGAACTAGACCGGCATACGTCCAGAAAGATGGTAGAACAGTACACTTTAAGAAGTTTAAAAAGCCTATTGGAAGAAAAACGAATGGTCGGCATACTTATACTGTAAAGGTTGTTAAGTCTGGAAGGTATGTTGTAACCAGTTACCCTTATTAA
- a CDS encoding DMT family transporter encodes MQQDLSIVTKQKSTAVLKMVISMVIFGSIGFFSEHTNLPSFELVFVRCLCATLFLSFCWLASGQYKTEKWSKREVLQTLACGFFLVFNWVFLFKSFEETSVTIAISVYHLAPVLVLLLGSIIYREKLNVISVSSIIICFLGTALISGINGSTSITQLMGSGIIWAVLAALFYAFTTLLGKGIQNLSPYTTTFLQTGLGVIILIPFIHFGAFADLSQGNWIMVVSTGIIHTGIVYLLFFDSLRFLSTKFISIIVFLDPAVAIVLDTVFTGFRPDLYQTLGIVMIFAGMALTLVRRRGKADVVAEGKDIEQIQ; translated from the coding sequence ATGCAGCAAGATCTCTCAATCGTAACAAAACAAAAATCAACAGCCGTGCTGAAAATGGTCATCTCCATGGTGATTTTCGGTTCCATCGGCTTTTTCTCAGAGCATACCAATCTGCCGTCATTTGAATTGGTATTTGTCCGCTGCCTTTGCGCGACACTATTTTTAAGCTTTTGCTGGCTGGCATCCGGCCAGTATAAAACTGAAAAGTGGAGCAAGAGAGAAGTGCTGCAAACATTAGCGTGCGGTTTCTTTCTTGTATTCAACTGGGTATTTTTATTTAAATCTTTTGAAGAAACATCTGTCACGATCGCCATCTCCGTTTATCACCTTGCACCGGTGCTTGTTCTTCTTCTGGGGAGCATCATCTACAGAGAGAAATTAAATGTGATCTCCGTCAGCTCCATTATCATCTGTTTTCTGGGAACTGCGCTGATTTCCGGGATTAACGGCAGCACTTCAATTACACAGCTGATGGGATCAGGGATCATTTGGGCCGTTCTCGCCGCACTGTTTTATGCGTTCACCACTTTATTGGGCAAAGGCATTCAAAACCTCAGCCCTTACACGACCACCTTCCTGCAAACCGGTTTAGGGGTGATCATCCTGATTCCATTTATTCACTTCGGCGCTTTTGCTGACCTGTCTCAAGGAAATTGGATCATGGTGGTGTCTACCGGTATCATCCATACGGGTATTGTCTATTTGCTGTTTTTTGACAGTTTGCGATTTTTATCAACAAAATTTATCTCAATCATTGTCTTCCTCGACCCGGCTGTCGCTATCGTACTCGATACCGTCTTCACGGGTTTCCGCCCAGATCTCTATCAAACACTAGGCATCGTGATGATCTTTGCGGGCATGGCTTTGACGCTTGTCAGGAGGCGAGGGAAGGCGGATGTGGTTGCTGAGGGTAAGGATATTGAACAAATTCAATAA
- a CDS encoding SDR family NAD(P)-dependent oxidoreductase yields MVKKKNIIITGANSGIGFAAVKQFLADGFRVVGVDIQTNKMSEFIVNSDFHMAEADLSDVQQAESLMPKLEQSQLIPDILINAAGIREITPVLELSAESFKKVIDINLTAAFILSRDAARLWSKLEKQGCVINIASVSGLMAEPARAAYVSSKHAVIGLTKQLAMEFGSKGIRVNSISPGVIQTELTEEYFQDDEMVQLIKDNHALHTWGQPNDIVSCMKYLASDDAHFITGSNFVIDGGWTAGKKL; encoded by the coding sequence ATGGTGAAAAAAAAGAATATAATAATCACTGGGGCAAATAGCGGAATCGGCTTTGCAGCGGTAAAGCAATTTCTAGCGGACGGATTTCGGGTCGTTGGAGTAGATATTCAAACGAATAAAATGTCAGAATTTATAGTAAACAGTGACTTTCACATGGCAGAAGCAGACTTGTCTGATGTTCAGCAGGCGGAATCGTTGATGCCAAAGCTTGAACAAAGCCAATTGATTCCGGACATCTTAATCAATGCAGCAGGAATAAGGGAAATCACCCCTGTTCTTGAGTTATCGGCAGAATCATTCAAAAAGGTCATAGACATTAATCTCACGGCCGCCTTTATTCTTTCCCGGGACGCGGCAAGGCTGTGGTCTAAGCTGGAGAAACAAGGCTGTGTGATCAATATCGCCTCTGTGTCCGGGCTGATGGCTGAGCCGGCGCGGGCTGCCTATGTGTCTTCCAAGCATGCGGTCATCGGATTGACGAAGCAGCTTGCTATGGAATTTGGATCTAAGGGAATCAGGGTGAATAGCATTTCACCGGGCGTGATCCAAACAGAATTAACGGAAGAGTATTTTCAAGACGATGAAATGGTTCAGCTGATCAAAGATAACCATGCCCTCCATACGTGGGGGCAGCCGAATGATATCGTTTCCTGTATGAAGTATTTAGCTTCGGATGATGCGCACTTTATTACAGGCTCAAACTTTGTCATAGACGGCGGCTGGACGGCCGGCAAGAAACTATAA
- a CDS encoding 2OG-Fe dioxygenase family protein, whose protein sequence is MVQVSNVQKELTSDISNYASFLKENGYSYIPADFYQQKTTEAAVRELQLTYEDLKADPKGGGRYRAHSRYILAPHSDTLELDPDNGYFQSKEYNYDDGGIVREFDKISNEFLQHPVTQQMIHSNVEMARQTDFVDWEKEVIVGLHQIRYHVTPDAPSYSSPIWLHRDDEPLVFVHLFKLSEDAIGGDNLIAPSVKQIDKVLRLTDPLETLALGQKVFHAVTPVGTANIDGAHRDILLVTFSNR, encoded by the coding sequence ATGGTTCAAGTTTCAAACGTACAAAAAGAGTTAACATCCGATATTTCTAATTATGCTTCTTTTTTAAAGGAAAACGGCTATTCGTATATTCCAGCAGATTTCTACCAGCAAAAAACTACAGAAGCCGCAGTCCGCGAATTACAGCTTACATATGAGGATTTGAAAGCTGATCCTAAAGGAGGCGGCCGTTACAGAGCGCATTCCCGCTATATTCTGGCTCCTCACTCCGACACCCTTGAATTAGATCCGGATAACGGGTATTTCCAATCAAAAGAATATAATTACGATGACGGCGGTATTGTCAGAGAATTCGATAAAATATCAAATGAGTTTCTACAGCATCCTGTGACGCAGCAAATGATACATTCAAATGTAGAAATGGCTCGTCAAACCGATTTTGTAGATTGGGAGAAAGAAGTGATCGTCGGGCTCCACCAAATTAGGTATCATGTGACACCTGACGCGCCTTCATACAGTTCTCCCATTTGGCTGCACCGTGACGATGAACCGCTTGTATTCGTTCATCTGTTTAAACTGAGCGAGGACGCCATCGGCGGGGATAACTTGATTGCTCCGTCTGTGAAACAAATTGATAAAGTGCTGCGGCTGACGGACCCGCTTGAAACCCTCGCTTTGGGGCAAAAGGTCTTTCATGCGGTAACACCGGTCGGCACTGCCAATATAGATGGCGCGCATCGAGATATATTATTAGTTACATTTTCTAACAGATAA
- a CDS encoding universal stress protein: protein MFNKMLVAIDGSEMSAKALDAAVHLAKEQQAELSILHVGREAVVTTSSLTGIVYVPEHFIDEIRNEVKKEGLKILENAKEKAADNGVQAEIIYANGEPAHEILNNAKEKGVSLIVVGSRGISGLKEMMLGSVSHKVSQLSPCPVLIVR from the coding sequence ATGTTTAACAAAATGTTAGTTGCGATTGACGGATCAGAAATGAGTGCAAAAGCGCTTGATGCCGCAGTGCATTTGGCTAAAGAACAGCAGGCGGAACTAAGCATCCTTCATGTGGGGAGAGAGGCTGTCGTCACGACTTCTTCTCTGACGGGAATTGTCTATGTGCCTGAACATTTTATTGATGAAATCAGGAACGAGGTTAAAAAAGAAGGCCTGAAAATCCTTGAGAACGCAAAAGAAAAAGCAGCCGATAACGGTGTTCAAGCTGAAATCATTTACGCGAATGGCGAGCCGGCGCATGAGATATTAAATAACGCTAAAGAGAAAGGCGTCAGCCTGATCGTAGTCGGAAGCCGGGGCATCAGCGGCCTGAAAGAAATGATGCTTGGAAGCGTCAGCCATAAAGTGTCTCAATTATCGCCTTGCCCGGTTTTGATTGTTCGATAG